The genomic segment TGTACCTACAGTTTTATGTAGAGTGATACATATGCACTGGCAGGACATTTTGAGGAGGTAGCACGTCTCATGGACCTGTGTTATGACGAACTGTGCTACCTTAAATCACCTTATCAGAAGccattaccagcattaaaagaatAAGGATATTTTATAGCCTAAATCACCATCAGGAGTTAAGGAGTCATATTAAACTGAGTCTGTacttaattaacattaaaaacacagtaaaacgtTTACTACACTATAATGACGTGCGGATGGAACACCGTTAGTATTGGAAAAGTAGAATGCAACAAATCACGAAAAAGCTGACGAATACGAAGCCACCTTCAGCCCCGTGGAAAGAGGAACAAGGTAACTACccctttattttctttgttaaacCGTCTCTGGTTAAAATTATGTGGAGTCAAGGAGTCGATTGCACTGGCGGGAGTCGAGAGTCGGAGTCGGCTCTAAAATAATCCCGAGTCATGCTTCACTCGTCTGACCCAGAGAAAAAGTCCACGGGACTAatagaatcttttttttctgtgacgTAAGCCCACATACGTCCAATCAGAATCAACAGTGGACTTGCTCTTGACGTCTGATTGGTTGTGTGGCGCGTTCCAAACAAACACACGGTGCAGATCTCGCCAGTGgacctttcctctcctctcctctcctctccaaaCACTGAACTTGATGCCGCCGCTGCTGTTAAAACGTGCGGTCTTCATTTTCGCTGAATCACTACAAAGTCGGTCCACTGGTAAGGCCAGAGTTCATCCACTGGCGTGTTGATGATTTGAAAGGACTTACAAGAGCGGAATGCATGGAAACAAAGTTGCTCCTCTGCGCCATAACTGTAGCCTTCTCTCTTACAGTAACCCTTCTGTACGATAAAGGTAAATCCACAGAATTCAACGCAGGTTCTTACACTGGTAGCCCGGGCTGTGTAGAGTTTAACATTCAGCCTTGTTTAGCTCAGAGTTGCACTTCTGTTCTGCCTGTTTTGAAGCTAGCTGTCTGTACCCTAAAGCATTGCAGGTGGCCCATGAGGGAACACTGGTCGTTTGTCAAACTTCGCCATCAAAGAAGTAGTTATTAAAAATAACTACACAACACAAACTCGACGTCGTCGTGTTTGTTTACGGCTTTATATCCTGATTTTTACGCCAAGAGAGTACTCTGCCACCCGTCTCTGTGACGTAGTACACACAATGTGTAGGACGTATGTGTTGTTGCTACGGAGCGCCGCTCAGAGGAAGTTTTTAAGCAGCTTTGCAGAAACCAGTTTGGATAATCCGCTCTGTAATGCAGCGCAGACGCCTTTGTTAGCCTTTCTGGATGCATGTACATTCAATTGCTCTGATCACGAGAAGATAACTGATCCACGTTAGGCTCGGTTTTCCCAGCAGTCGCCGCTAAGTGATATGGCGTGCACGAAGAAAGGTAGCCAGTCAGCTAACTAACGTTAGCTAGGTTCTAGCTAGCGAGTCAGTTTGAATGCTAAACCAGCTAGCTTAACGTTGAATGAGTGTGGTTCGCAAAATTCTGTCACATCGTCGTTTGTTGCCTGCTGTGACGGCTTAACACCATGTTAGTGAATCCAACGCGAGGTTTCCACTGGTCAGACGCGGAGACGAGAGCACTGCTGAACATTTGGGGGGAACATGACGTCCAAACGGCGCTCGACGGAAACTTTCGAAACAGTCACGTTTACCGCGACGTAGCGGGTCGTTTGGGAGATATGGGCTACGATCGGACGCCGGACCAGTGCAGAGTGCGGGTGAAAAGCCTGAAAAGACAGTATTTTCAAGCAAAGAAAGCATCAAAGAAAAATAGCCAGTGTCATAAGATCTTTAAATTCTACGAGGAAATGGAGAGGATACTGAGCAGCAGATCATCGGCCACGTTAGATTCCCAGGACATAGACAGTGTCGCTGTTGAAGGCGATGAGACGATGGATGGCACCGAAGAAGATGGTGAGAGCATAGACCAGCCCCAGGACTCTGACATGGAAGGCACTGGAGAATGTTCCAATGTTGAATATCCTGTGAAGATCGAGTATCCATCCTACCCCATCCCGGTGACCGTtggtagcagcagcagtaagtACTCATCCTTCACTCTTCCATCCAAATTTCAGCTTGTCTTGTTCTGCAGACTTTTCCAGCTCTACCATCATAGATTCAGCGTGCATGGTGGCACAGCAATTCCATTTCTTCACTGTTTCTTCTGTCCTTCTATGCACGCACAGGTATACCAGCAAAACAGAGCAGCTTGCAGCCCAACAGCATGCCGTCCTCTTCAGCAAGCAGAGCGAAACGTTTCAAAAAGCGCTTCACAAACCTGTCCCTGGAAAAACTGATGGAGAAGTTTCTGGAGCAGAGTTTGGAAGCAGAAGAGAATTTCTATAGACTCGAGGAGCAGCGACTTCAAGCGGAGGACCTCCGTAGGGAGACGGAACACACTAGAGAGTTGCATATGCTGCAGATGCTTGGCCAGATGTTTGCTGGTCTTTCCAGACCTGTGGCTACACAATCGCCTGCTACCCAGCCCACCCGTAACTCCCATACTGGTGCCCCTGTACCTCCTACACGTCTATACTTTGGCAACCATAGCAGTCAAGCTTCGGAGGCTGAGTATGCTAACAGCAGTCAGCAAGCTGCTCCAGGTCTGCCCAAGACTGAAGATGGTGTTCAGTACTGACCTAGAATAATGCTTAATCGAATATGGTGGTTTCACTTAGGGCTTAATTTGGTTCTAGGTTACATTGGTTCTTTTAAACGAGTGACAGCAGGATAATACATGTGGTACCTGTGCTTTTATGTCATCAGTATGGCTGGGGCCTAGAAATGTAGAGAACACCTGTTTTAAAAATTGAGCATCTTTCTTAATTTTGTTAAGCATTTAATaacaaacatttctgtttttacaagTGAATTACAGATCAGTAAAAGTCTCAAATAGCATTTCTTAGTTATTAGTTGAACCCACcataaatatttacaatatataccATAAATGTATTTGTCTTTTTGGCACAGTGATTGGGAGTCTGATGTTACTGTGTTCCTATTTTCAGTCATAGAGCGGTCATTCTCCCTGGGAAGGGCAGCACACAGAAGCATGGACAGTGTCCTCCCTTTGATTAAAAATACCATTCCTCCACTAACATCCAAAAAGCACAAGGGTCAAGATGGCCGTATTGGAGTCATTGGAGGATGTCAAGAGTAAGTGACCATTACAGCTACAAACCACAATCGTGTGCCAGCTCTTTCACTTTTATTCAGTCATTCTCTGTTTCGATAGGTACACTGGGGCTCCATACTTTGCAGCCATTTCTGCATTAAAAGTCGTAAGTAGCCGGTTATGTGAAATACagacattaaaattaaagaacCGTAAGCATTTAGCCTGTATAGGACCTTGTGTGCTTTCCAAAGTCCTCCagtattctttctctttctcagggTGCAGATCTGTCCCATGTTTTCTGCACCAAAGATGCTGCCACTGTGATCAAATCCTATAGTCCTGAGCTCATAGTTCATCCTGTGCTGTGAGTGCATCAATCTAATCATTAAGCGGATATGTTTCTTCAGTAGAGATTAGAGATGCAAATGCTTTGTATGTTCTTGTAAATAGTAAGACCTCTGTCATTTTGGAACCTTCAGAGACAGTCCTAATGCTGTGGAGGAGATTGAGAAATGGCTGCCGAGGTTACATAGTCTGGTGGTGGGTCCTGGCTTAGGGAGGGAAGATGTGATCCTCAAGACTGCTAAGGTAAGAGGAAGATTTCTCACAGATCGTAGTGTTTTATTGCTTACATATATATTCATGCAGCTTGCTGTACACAATATTTCCTTGTGACTTTGTTGTAGGAGGTTATTGAAAAGTCAAAATCCAAAGGAATTCCAGTTATCATTGATGCAGTAAGTAACaagttttttgttaaaattgtaaACCTACGAAGTAGGTATTAAAGATGAATAAAGatctgtaatgtgtgtgtgtggtgtgttttccTACAGGATGGACTTTGGTTAGTTGCTAAGGAGCCATCAATCATCCAGTTTTATCAAAGAGGCATTTTAACGCCCAACTTCATGGAGTTCAGTCGTCTCTATGAGGCTATGGTAAGGAATGTAAtcaattattattgttttggttCATTATGACTGTATAGTTCTGTAGAGTAGTATgattgttctagagaaacttaccagagTTAAGAGTTGTCTACAATGGCAAAAATAGAAGCCAGACAGAAGAAGAGTTTTAATACTCCTAAAAGCTTCAAGTTATATACAGAAGAGTGTGATTTTTAATGACTACTAAATTCTTAATGACTACTAAAACTGGAAAAAAGCTGCTGCATGTCAGACAAAAAAGCTGCTGCATGTCAGACAAAAAAACTCCATGCGGAACCATCCTAGGTTGCCAGAGCAACCTTACTATTTACTATAATCagcattacatatgaaaactcagacacatgtaggttcacctatcatagtaaataaaatggttatatttgcattgtatatACTGCAAACCCCTGGTTTCTGTTACCgccattgtttaaaaaaaaaaaaaaaaaaaaaaaaaaccttattcACTGTTTCGCTACAGTGCACTGTTTCTAAATTACTTTTATAAACAATagaattatggagaaattttgaaaaatctatggaattctcctttaagcagTATGCTATTCTGTAGACCTAAACAGTGACAAAGCCCAACACACTTTATTGACTGCTGGATTGTGTTGCACCCTTTTTGATTTCAGCACCGTGAGCCTCTGGACAGCACAGACCTCAAGGGGAGTGCCCAGCAGCTGAGCATTGCAATGGGCAATGTGACCCTGGTTTTGAAGGGCGAGGAGGATATCATCACTGATGGCAACAGAGGTCAGTCAGCTTCAACATACATTTGGCTGCAGTCTGTGTACCACTTCAAACAATATTGTagctttattttgttgtttccttgcactgtttgtttttctagtGATAACATGTAGTCACCAGGGGAGTGGACGTCGGTGTGGGGGGCAGGGAGACCTGCTCTCTGGAGCTCTAGGTGTCTTTGCCCATTGGGCATTCAGCTCATTCCCAGATGCAACCAAAGGGTAAGATGTGCAGTTTGGTCACCTTATCCACACAGCCAAATTCATCTTCATTATTGCATCAAtattgtagtgtttttccacttgaATATGAGTAGTTTTTCCATAAATATTCTGTTTCTCGTTTGCCAGTATGAATCCAACACTGGTGGCTGCATTTGCCGCTACCTCATTGACTAGGCAGTGTAACAGGCAAGCCTTCGACAAACATGGTCGAGCCACCACCACCTCCGACATGATCCAGGAGATCTGCACTGCCTTCAGAAAGCTGTTTGAAAGCTGAACTAAACACAAACTCTGTTCCACGGGCACTCAGCGTTGTTTCAGCCATGTGCAACATCTTCTGTTTTCACTAGCTCACCTTCTTAACCAAGACAGGAAGCAGGGAAATCCGATGTTGTGGTCTACACTGCTCATCTACACACTCATCACACAATTCTCATACACCATGGTCATTCTGCTCAGTCTcaataagcattttttttttttttgtttgtttctttgtgtgtCCACCATCCACCATTTCTGGCTCGGTCTGAATGTTTTccatcatatttttatttttgagttCTATGTCCTTTTGTTGTAGCATAGCAACAAGAAAACAAGAGATCCCTGAAAGTGATCTAGAGTAGCCTTTCCCAGTTTTTTTGTGATCCATTGCTCAGAAATGGATGCTGATCAGCAGACAGACAGGACAAGACATTCAATAGTGTATTGTCTAATTGGAGCCACAGATCTAGAACGTATATGGCTGCCAGGACTTTCCTGTttttagaaggaaaaaaaaaaaaactactcccagttgatgatgatgatgatggtgctGGTGATGTAGCCGGACTGTTTTACCCCTAAAATTCAGCTATACAACTATCCACCCTAACCTACTACAAATACAGGTCATAGTATTGCAGAATAAAACATGAAGACATTAATGCAATTCATAGTGAACAACTAAGAGACTGAAATAAGCTGAatgatattataattattagCGTGCACACCAGCACCTCTCTTTGCTggtattgttttttgcaattagcaggacttttatttcaaagtgCCTCTTGTAGGTTTTGAATCCTATGTCAATCACCAGCCCTTTCTTTCTTAACAGTATTGTAGGTTAACATACACAACAGTGGTTTTGTATGAATTTAGTCCTATAACAAATCTCTATTGTTAGTGGAACCCTTCCTGTTAGAGTCCCATATAATTATGATTCATTGACTGTGGTGCTCTTTGatatctgcatattttgttagaaAATGTAGTTTATAAAAATACACCCACACATTAAATTCTTTGCTGCGAGTAATATGCTTAAGAAGAGTGGTCAATATTCCTTATTAGGGCTGAAACTATATGCAAAGGTCATGTCTAGTCTCATATACCCTTGTGGCTCTAGAAATGTATCTCGTGCTCtgaatattaaaacattctTGGACGCCATCTGTGTTgaattccttttttgttttgtttttatttagagcACTCCTGTATTCTTGTCCTTTCATGTCACATTGTTTGTATATCAACTACTTAAAAGGAAAAACCTGAAACTGACTTTGGACTCAGATGTCTGCTGATGTCATACAGAGTGACATTCCCTTTTTaatcttttgtttatttgttcattttgaaGTTTTTGTGTCCCCTTAAAAATCAAGAAACAACAGTTGATTAGGTATGTATATAATTTGAGTGACATGTGACATCCTTAtgtattctttattttattaatatccTTACACTTGTTACAGGAAGCTATAATAAATATAGATTCCCTTGCTTGTGACTGTGGCTGAGGAGAAGCTATTTTTGATGAAACTATAGGATATGTTCACCAGTCATAATTCCTGTGATGATATTTCATAGAGGGAACGTATCTCAGGTAAACAATTATTTGAAGATCAGCAAGTGGGCAGAACTGTATGAAATATGTAACAAATGCTGTGGAAAGTCCCTAGACCTCTGGGAGCATATGGgcattttaaaccaaaaaaataaaactacatgAAACTCAAGGGTCTTACAGACACAAGTTCCCCAGTGTAATTTAGCCCATAGGTCTGCCTATCCTACAGGTATAAACAGGACCATTTTAGCAGAACAACATTCTGTTTTTAACCTAGTTGGAAGGATTTTGGCAGTTTCTTTTCAAGAAGGAATGTATGTAAAAATCTATCTTAAAAGGCTTTGATATGAGGCCGCTTATTCAGCATATTATCTAATTCATTATCTAACGCTAGAGTGACAGTCCAAGCACAGGATTATACATCATACATTTTAAAGCCAAACGCCTTTCCTTTACACTGTCGGGCTTTCTTTGTTAGATATAAGTACAAAATTTTGACCTTCAGCGAagaattaatatttttgttaGAATTAAATTACACATGCTTGGTTGTAAAAGTATCAAAACTACAATACCGTGTTAGTATAGTCTTAATTATTAATAGAAAGGTCATGATGACAGTATCTCTAACAACTCACTGTACTTATACTTTAGATactttttaactgtaaaataatCACGTGTTTTTCGGGCGGTTATATTTGTCGTTTTATGTAGTCTGTTCTTGCTCGCCATGCCCGAAGCGGTTTGctgaggacttttattttggcaaACAGCGACAGGCTGAAAACCCCGTTTGGGTCTCTGCCTGAGGTGGCTAACGTTAGTCCTACCGTAGATGGTGTAGAAAGACGTGGAAACCTAGAAACTGCTGAACAACATATGGTAGAGAATTGTCTTTATAATGAATGGAACAGCTTACTCAAACTTTGACAATCAAGAACATGTCCTTAAATTAGGCGAAACTTTTGAGAAGCAGCCAAAAAGTGCCTTCCATACGGTACGATGTAAGTGTATCTTCTTATTTCGGCATTTTTTATGAAGATAAGTAAATGTCTGTCGGATACAGTCATCTTTAGTGACTACATCCGTCAAGTCAGCCACTGTTAGTTGTTTTCCTACTCATTACGAAAAGTTATCCGTGTAGTTTTCATGAAGCGAAAGGCAGTTCAGGCAGTTAAAAGGCAGCTAACGGTTGTCATGAGTAGCCTAGCGTTGAGTTAACTAGGTTGGGTTACCCGCTGGCCACCGGCTTGTCTACCTAACGTCGAATATAAGAAATTTAATTTGAGCGTCTACTTGTGTGGACTAGTAATAATTATTACTGTTACTTTTCGTTATAGTTACGACGGTTTCGGggttttaaagaaatctgttttCTTCCTAACTACATGGGTCCAAAGCTAGAAGCTGTTGGTAGAAGATGAGTTGTTCACTTCAGAGACTCGAGGGCATTTAGATCCACTTCACGTTGAAGTGCCCTCTGCCGGTGTAGCGGTAAACTGCTGATAAACACGAAAGGCGTTTTATCTTTAAGTCTACACTTTTAATATAGATGTTCACTTTAAACAAGTAACTAAAATGTTGTTCGAACTAACTTAGTAAAAAAATAAGCGGACGAATTGAAATATAACAGCAAATCAGAGCAATAAGCCACTCGCGATCTagtgggattttcacacacaaccatctctagggtttacagagaatgatccgaaaaagagaaaatatccagtgagcggcagttgtgtggatgaaaatgccttgttgatatgagaggtcagaggagaatgggcagactggtttgagatgatagaaaggcaacagtcactcaaataaccaaccaaaatctctgaggaattttccaacaccttgttgaaagtgtgccacaaagaattaaggcagttctgaaggcaaaagggggtccaaccttttacgagcaaggtgtacctaataaagtggctggttaGTGTATATTGCGGACATTTCATTAACTTTTTGTTGTATAATAATGAACGTATTATAACATGGCACTCGTTAATCCAGAAAAACTCGCTTTATAAGTAtgttttggtcaccaaattaccaccacaaGTCTTAATGTAGTACCAATCTAACAGTGCCCCTCTTCCTACACTGGGACTTCATCGCAAATGGCACCCTGCTCCCTacacagtgcactacataggaatttaacagtgtataataaaactgaaaatagtcatttgggattccGCCACATCCATAGTGCGCTATTTTGCTGTAGAAGCTAGAATTTCAAAACTTGCATAACACCTTTAGGGAGTACTGAGCCCTCTGATAGTCACACTGGGGTTGATGCTACTTAAGGTCgatgtgaataaaatggctatttgaGGCGTGTAAGCCATGCAAGTGATGTTTTTAGTCATACTACCCTTCACAGTAAAGAACATCATAAGTACCTTAAATGAAGTATGTGATCTTAATGATCGGCTTGTTTAGCCTGTTAAAATAAGTCGCCAGCCCCGCAGTTGAACGAAAACAGGATCTAACTTTGTTGGTGGGTGCATATAAGCCGTTTCTAAGCATATAAGGTGTTTCTGAATACAGGGAACTCCAAGAACACAATTGTGTTTTTGGGAAAAACCTTCTTGACAGATTACTTTGCAAGAGCGAACTCACAAAAACGCGAGGAAAGAGAAAACATGAACAGGAGTTTAACATGTGCTGTGTACTAGAATTTCAGTCTGAGCCCAATGGATTTTACTAGCGTCAAGCTGCCATTTAGTAGCCTATAATTTCAGATTATTACACATGGAATACAAAAATTTGATTTTGACATTGGGACAAGTTTGTTTTCTTAAATGACGTTGCATGGTTTTCCCCAGTGCATTTGACAGAGGGGCTCAGTTTACTGGTATGAATTACAGTAAAACTGAACTGGTATAAATTAAAGTTCCACAAGTACAAATTTAATTTTGACATGTTGAAATTCTGATTATTTCCATGTTTTAATTGATTTCTTGTGAATGAAACTTGAACTGTTAAATGTAAAGACTCTCGtgtaaagggggggggggggggggattaaaagctaaaatgacTTGCCGTATGCTGTGATTACTAATGTTCTCATGTAACTAACAAACCTGTCTAAATTTGactgtgtgcatatgtgtgcgCAGATGACTTCAAACCTGCCTCTATAGACACGACATGTGAGGGAGAGCTAGAGGTGGGAAAGGGAGAACAAGTTACTATAACATTGCCTAACTTGGAGGTAGGCCAGCTGCACCCCTCATGTGTGATTCTGTAATTCAGGAGAATATAGAGTGATCTTGTGTTAATATTACTGCGCTAATTTTAACACTTTCTTTGTCCCCCCTTTAAATGTCACAGggatccacagctccagttacAGTGTTCAAAGGATCCAAAAGGCCTTATATGAAGGAATGCATTCTTATTGTAAACCATGACACAGGAGAGTACCGTCTGGAGAAGCTTAGTAGCAATATTGCAGTCAAAAAGACAAGGTTTGTGTTCCTCACAGTGACATCTTTTCCAGCAGTAATGAAATGTTATGTCTCTCAGCAAAAGTTCTGAAGCCTAAATGGATGTTTCTGTCTGTCCCTTTGGCTACACAAAGGGCGGAGGGCAGCAGTAAGATCCAGTCACGTCTGGAGCAGCAGACTAACAGGCTCAGTCAGCAAATGAAGAGTGGCAGTGGAGGGAAGGCTCCAGCCAACTCCAAGAGTTCCCCTCTGAAAGAGAAGATGTCTCCAGCTTCCCCAATGGATGACATTGAGAGGGGTAAGATATATAAAATCAAATGAGTGTGATTCTCTTTGATTCTCTTCTTGTTCTGCAGCTTCTCTGTGGtatttaaagggctcatattttacattttcttgtaGGTCAATTTACGTTTTTGTGGGTTTATGCACTAATCACAGTTTTGTATATTGCACCTCATATGAAAACTGTCTGACTCCATATAATAGCACCATTTGAAAAGCAGCAGGCACCAGCTTGTGCTTGGAACACCTTTCCAGTAGCGTGTTCTgacatgtttatgtatgttttgtaGAGCTGATGGCTGAGGCACGAGTAATGGATCAGATGAGCAGTGGTGACAGTTCTTCAGACTCTCACAGTTCCTCATCATCCAGCAGCGAAGACAGCTCGAGCAGTAGCGACTCTGAGGATGAAACTCGGCCTTCATTAGGCGACCCCCAAACTAAGCCTGCCCCCACCCGCAGCATGCCCATCCTCACGTCTCAGGAGCACGTGGAGGAGGAGGGTGGACACCTCATGAACACGCtcagtaagtttttttttttttttttttttttttttttttttttttaatgatctgtAGGTCAGTTGTGTAACATTttgcttaaagggcccatagccTACATTTTTCTagtatttatgtgtatttttttaatatatgtatgCGTCCTGCTTCCACAAGATTTCCACTCACTCCTGCAGAAAACCTGCATCGTTTTGTCCCACTCACGCCCACAGTTGCATATAGCTGGTTTCGTCTTCATTAGTCATGATTGAAAATGACTGTGATAAGTCGACTTGCATTAAGTCGGCTTTATTGTTGTGTATTCACCTCCTGCGTGAATGTAtggtcataattaatttttacatgacttttTCAGCCTTTGTTAATCCCTTAGAACTTACATGCTGCACTTACAGGtaggcccagaaatatttggacagtgacaatctTCATGATTTGGGCTCTGCGTGCCACcacattggatttgaaatgaaacaactgaGTTGCAGTTTTGGGCCACAGTAGTAGACTTTCAGGTTTAACTCAAGGGGTTGAACAAAAATATCCTATGAAACATTTAGCAATTGCaaccatttttctacaaagcctcctcatttcaggggctcaaaagtaattgcaCAAATGAACTTTGCcataaataaaattgttaaTTTTTAATGCTTTGTTGAGAGTCCTTTGCCGGTGTTCTATCGATTTGTCCTACTTCGTCGAGACGTCCTACCGTAGCGTATATTTATAGATTGTATCTATCGATATGTGCTACCGTGTCGAAAAATAATACCGCAACTATTTTGTGATATTAGGGGTAGCACATATCGATAGGCTAAAAATAGTGTCAGATCCTCCTACCTGTATTATATTAGGGGTAGCACATATCGATTTTATTACGCTTTCTGTCACCGTACGCGCTAACCCTAACGATttcaacagtaaaacagtgCCATACTTTTCTAACATTTCTGCGGCGTTAACAAATGTCTAAAATGCTAATTACTTTTGCGtttacagtaaatatacagtagTAATATTGTAaagtattaaattaattaaaagcaaTAAACACTCACCATTAATTACACACTTTCTAACCAAGGTAGCAAGAATTGATGAGCCTTCCTACAAATTAGCTTAGAAAGCGATGTACGCATGCGCAGTAAATCAAAGTAGGACAGCTCGATGAGTAGCACAGTTCGACAGAACACCGGTAATGACTGCCTTAAGTCTGGAATCCATGGACATCACCAAATGCTGAGTTTCCTCctttgtgatgctttgccaggcctttactgcagctgtcaattgttgcttgtttgtgggtctttctgccTTAAGTTGTGATTTAAGCAATCTGCTCAATCAGGCTGAGATCTGGTGATTGACTCAGCCATTGCAGAATATTCAacttctttgccttaaaaaaaaCTCCTGGGTTGATTTTTCACAATATGTTTTGTGTCTGTACTGTGAAGTGATGTCCAATCAACCTTGCTGCATTTGAttgaatctgagcagaaagtaTATCCCTGTACACTTTAGAATTAATGCTTCTGTATTCTGCTTCCACCACTGTTGTCTTCCATAGACGTCCAGACCTTTTTGAGTTCCTGAGCTCACAAGTGCACTTTCCCCTCCTCCTCAGAATGTACCAAACTGTTGATTTGGCCATTCCTAACATTTCTGCTTTCTCTGatggatttcttcttttttttcaacctactgatgatgtgttttACTTCCATTGAGAGCTCCTTTGACCACATGTTGTGggttcacagcaacagcttccaaatgcaaatgccaccTTTTACCTCCTTAACTGATGATGGATTAATGAGGGAATAGCCCATGAAATAGCTTTTGAGATAATTGTCCAATTTCCTTTGGTCCCTTGAAAAAGAAACAGCTACATATTAA from the Pygocentrus nattereri isolate fPygNat1 chromosome 6, fPygNat1.pri, whole genome shotgun sequence genome contains:
- the naxd gene encoding ATP-dependent (S)-NAD(P)H-hydrate dehydratase isoform X1 codes for the protein MLVNPTRGFHWSDAETRALLNIWGEHDVQTALDGNFRNSHVYRDVAGRLGDMGYDRTPDQCRVRVKSLKRQYFQAKKASKKNSQCHKIFKFYEEMERILSSRSSATLDSQDIDSVAVEGDETMDGTEEDGESIDQPQDSDMEGTGECSNVEYPVKIEYPSYPIPVTVGSSSSIPAKQSSLQPNSMPSSSASRAKRFKKRFTNLSLEKLMEKFLEQSLEAEENFYRLEEQRLQAEDLRRETEHTRELHMLQMLGQMFAGLSRPVATQSPATQPTRNSHTGAPVPPTRLYFGNHSSQASEAEYANSSQQAAPVIERSFSLGRAAHRSMDSVLPLIKNTIPPLTSKKHKGQDGRIGVIGGCQEYTGAPYFAAISALKVGADLSHVFCTKDAATVIKSYSPELIVHPVLDSPNAVEEIEKWLPRLHSLVVGPGLGREDVILKTAKEVIEKSKSKGIPVIIDADGLWLVAKEPSIIQFYQRGILTPNFMEFSRLYEAMHREPLDSTDLKGSAQQLSIAMGNVTLVLKGEEDIITDGNRVITCSHQGSGRRCGGQGDLLSGALGVFAHWAFSSFPDATKGMNPTLVAAFAATSLTRQCNRQAFDKHGRATTTSDMIQEICTAFRKLFES
- the naxd gene encoding ATP-dependent (S)-NAD(P)H-hydrate dehydratase isoform X2, with the translated sequence METKLLLCAITVAFSLTVTLLYDKVIERSFSLGRAAHRSMDSVLPLIKNTIPPLTSKKHKGQDGRIGVIGGCQEYTGAPYFAAISALKVGADLSHVFCTKDAATVIKSYSPELIVHPVLDSPNAVEEIEKWLPRLHSLVVGPGLGREDVILKTAKEVIEKSKSKGIPVIIDADGLWLVAKEPSIIQFYQRGILTPNFMEFSRLYEAMHREPLDSTDLKGSAQQLSIAMGNVTLVLKGEEDIITDGNRVITCSHQGSGRRCGGQGDLLSGALGVFAHWAFSSFPDATKGMNPTLVAAFAATSLTRQCNRQAFDKHGRATTTSDMIQEICTAFRKLFES
- the naxd gene encoding ATP-dependent (S)-NAD(P)H-hydrate dehydratase isoform X3, encoding MPPLLLKRAVFIFAESLQSRSTVIERSFSLGRAAHRSMDSVLPLIKNTIPPLTSKKHKGQDGRIGVIGGCQEYTGAPYFAAISALKVGADLSHVFCTKDAATVIKSYSPELIVHPVLDSPNAVEEIEKWLPRLHSLVVGPGLGREDVILKTAKEVIEKSKSKGIPVIIDADGLWLVAKEPSIIQFYQRGILTPNFMEFSRLYEAMHREPLDSTDLKGSAQQLSIAMGNVTLVLKGEEDIITDGNRVITCSHQGSGRRCGGQGDLLSGALGVFAHWAFSSFPDATKGMNPTLVAAFAATSLTRQCNRQAFDKHGRATTTSDMIQEICTAFRKLFES
- the eaf2 gene encoding ELL-associated factor 2 codes for the protein MNGTAYSNFDNQEHVLKLGETFEKQPKSAFHTVRYDFKPASIDTTCEGELEVGKGEQVTITLPNLEGSTAPVTVFKGSKRPYMKECILIVNHDTGEYRLEKLSSNIAVKKTRAEGSSKIQSRLEQQTNRLSQQMKSGSGGKAPANSKSSPLKEKMSPASPMDDIERELMAEARVMDQMSSGDSSSDSHSSSSSSSEDSSSSSDSEDETRPSLGDPQTKPAPTRSMPILTSQEHVEEEGGHLMNTLKSDLQLSESGSESDDD